A segment of the Capnocytophaga sp. ARDL2 genome:
TATCATTTTCATTGTGGTAATCAAAACTCAACAATTGCTCAGCTAAATTTGCAGTATTATTGGCTTCCAAATAAGTATTAGCAACATTTGTTATAAAATGACCAATGCGTTTGATGCGTACGCCATGACCATATTCAAATTTTTCCATAGCATGAGCTGGTTTTGGTTTTATAGCCAAAACGGTAATTGTAGGTACACTAAATGTATGGGTTGGCCCTGTGATTTCAAAAACACCCCATCTGCCTTGTAAATATAGTTCGTTCAGACGATAATCGTGTTTACAAAAGTTTTCTAATTTTAAACCATGATTAGCCCATAAACTACTTAAATGTTGCCCATTATGAAACAAAGAATAACTCCCTGAGTTATAAGATAATTTAATATACAATTTTTCATATCCTTGTGGAACTTGAAAAGTGTATTTCAATGTATTAGGGTTGAAAGTTGGAGTGATAGTAAGGTATTCTTTATTGAAAATATTCCACTGTGAATAACTTGAACTCTGAAAAGTATTGGGTTCAAATTGATACAGTGTATAACCTCCCGTAGGATATTTCACTTTTTGCAGGGTCATATATTTTGCTATATTTGAAAAAGTAGTGAAATCACTATAGCAATCTTTCAAAGTTAAAAATCCGTCTTTTATAGTAACTTTCGTAGCATTCAAATGAGGTTGATAATAGCTCAATTCGTAATTTTCTGATTTGGATTTGTCATTATTAAACGATTTGATTTTGTTGAGATATAATTTTATAAAATGATTTCTTCCATTATCCATAGACAAACTAATCTTTTGATAATCAAATTCAATCGTTTTTACAAGATTATTTCTTACATCTTTGATTTCAATAGATTTAGTATAGGAATTGGTTAGATTTTTAAAATTTGTACCTACTATATTAGTAAAAGAAATTTTACCAATATTGTTTACAGAAATGTTTTTGATATATGCTACAGTTGAAAATCCCATTGAAACATTTTCATATTCAATCTCGAAAAGCGTTTTATTGTTATGGTCTTGCACTTTCTTTAAATACCACATAGAAGTATAAGCTGGGCCATTCAATTCTTCAACAGTGTAATCATCTACAGGAGTGTTGGGATTATAATTGGGATTGTGTATCGAATTTTCTGGAAAAGGATTAGGAGTAGATCTGAAATATTTATTTTCATCCCTTACTCCTTCATCTTCAAAGTAATATGTATATCCATTTTTATCCTTTACGGTTATCAATTGAATTTTTCTAATAGATTGATTGTAATCAACTGTAATAGACACAAAATCATTGTTTTGTAACAATTCAGCGACTAACACATTGTTTACCTTTGAGAGTTTAAATTTCCCTTCCAATCCCAAAATATTGAAAGTATATACATCATAACCTATTTCATTACTCATATTGGAATGGTTTGCGTAAAAATAAGATTCGTCTGGTACGAGATAGTTCATACCAGGTACAGCATTAATTCTTGATACTTTTCTCGAAATTGTACCCAGCATAGTCAAATTCCACGCATCTCCAAACTGACTTCCCATAGATTCGGTAGAAAGTCCACCTATAAGGTTGTACTGCAATGAAAGGTCAATATTCATATCGCCTTGCGTTTTTATTTGATGCAATGGGATTTTTACATCAGGCACTCCCGTTGCCGATGCGGTTGGTATCTCGGTAAAATCTACCATAGAGTTGATTTTAAACGGTGCAGGTGTATCTTGTGCCGATGCAAATTGCATCAAAAACAATAAAATAAAAAGGACTGTTTTTTTCATGACTTATTTTTAATTTGTGTTTCACGCAGATTTTACTTTTAAATTAGTTACGCTTATTTTATTTTAGCAGATGACACAGATTTTTTTGATTTACCAAAAAATGTAATCTGCCAGAAACTTAAAAAAAGCGTAGCGTCTCTGTTATCTTTATAAGCGTAGCGTCTTTGTTTCTCGGTGGTAAAAAGAAAAAAAACTGTGATAATCTGTGGAATTTGCGTGAGAATAAAATCTACGAGTTTTTTATTTTCTTATTACTTTGACTGAACCGTTAAACACATCAGTCTTTATATTTACAATATAAGCACCTGTGGGATAAGATGATAAATTTACAGGAACTAAATCGTACTGTATTGGTTCTGTATGCAAAAGTCGCCCACTGACATCATACACATTCACTTCGCCTTTTTCGTATTTGTGATTGACGATGATTTCTGTCCAATTTTCTGTTGGGTTGGGATAGGCTTCCAATTCTATTTCATTTGCTTTTGTTTTTTCTTTTGAGTGCAATTTCACGACCCAATAATCATCTCTACCAAACGAAGTTTTCTTATAGGTTACGTTTTTATCATCGGAATGCCCAGCCAATACAATTCCGCCATCTTTGGTAACAAGGGCATTTCTCAACACATCGTTTCCAGTGGTCGAAATTTCCTTTTCCCAAGTTTTTTCGCCATTCCAATCAATGGTAAATGCCAAAAAATTCTTTGTATTTTCTTTGAAATCTTGTTTGTATCCTGTCAATAAAAATTCGTTGTTTTGGGTAAATTTGGTAGAAGTTAAAAATTCATTTCCTCCAAAATTATATGAAAATTGTTGAACAGGTGTAAAGCGTTCGTCTGTTTTGACAATCATTACATCATTCTGATTTTCTGAAGAATAAGTTGTTATAGAAATCAAATAGCTATTGGTGTTTTTGTGATAAATGATTTCATTGAGGATATCATCTTGTTCTTCTCCAAATACAAATTGCTCCAATAAGTTTCCGTTTTCATCAATTTTTATAATCCAAAAATCGTATCCACCATTGTTATCTTGCGTTTTGTTGCCCGATTGTGGCGAATTGGAATTTCCACCAATGATGTATCCGTTTTCGGTAGGAATAGCTGTAACAGGTTCGTCATTGTAACTACCTCCGTAAGTCTGTTCCCAAAGAATGGTTCCTTTAGCGTCAATTTTCAAAATCCAAAAATCAAGACCACCAAACCCATTTTGTTTTTTAAACGAATGAGCCTCAGAATTGGAAGTTGCTAAAATCAAAAACTCACCTTTTGGAAGAGGTACAACCTTAATTAATTCATCATTTCCAGTTCCACCGTAACTTTTTTCCCATTCCAATTCACCTTTCGCATTGATTTTTACCAACCAAAGGTCGTTTTTTCCAAAATTTGGAGAAGATTTATCTCCACTTTTAGCAGAATTGGAGTAACCACCCAACAAATAGCCCATATCGTTGGTTTTGGCGATACTTTTTAATAAATCTGCACCATCACCACCAAAAGAAATCTGCCATTCTTGTTCGCCTTCGCTGTCTATTTTCCACAAAAAATAATCTAAATTTCCTTTGTTGGTACTGTTCTTATTACCACTTTTGATAGAAAGGGAACTCCCCGCAAGTAGAAAACCATTGTCTAAAGTGGCAGTTGCATCAAATAAGTAATCTGAATAGATTCCACCGATTGTTTTTTGCCATAAAACTTCCTGAGAATGTGTTGTAATACAAACAACTAACGATAAAAATACTGTGAGTTTTTTCATTGTAAAAGTTTTTTACAAAGATACTGATTATAAAAAAAACAAAAACCATTTTAGCTTCTGAGGTACATTGTTTTATTATTGAAAAATTAATTTCTCTTGTCTTCTCCCCACAATAGTTTGTTTCTCAGGGTTTTTACAAAGGTTACAGATGGGAATTCGACTAAGTTTACCGTGTGGTTGGAAAGCGAAATTTCGATTTCTTCTGCTGTGGAAATCGTAGCGGTATCCGAATCCATCGAAAGTAAAAATTGTTGTTCTCGACTTTCTACTTTCATACGTATTTTGCTTCTATCGCTGATAATCAACGGTCTTGTGGTGAGATTGTGTGGTGCAATGGGTGTGATAACCAAGCAGTTGGAATTTGGTGCAATGATAGGTTCACCACAACTCAAATTGTATCCTGTCGAACCAGTTGGGGTAGAAATAATGATGCCGTCTGCCCAATAGGTTGCCAAAAATTCGTTGTCGATATAGGTATCGATAGTAATCATCGATGTCGTGTTTTTTCGAGCCAAAGTAATTTCGTTTAAGGCAAAGTTTACCTTAAAATTAGTAACATCTACCGTCGGATTGTCCACTTTCAACAAAGTACGACGTGACAAAGTAAATTGATTGGTAAACAACAATGGAATCAGAAAATCAATGGCACTTTCTTGTACATTTGCCAAAAATCCCAATCGACCTGTATTTACACCAACCAATGGAATGTTTTTGTTTTTTACAAAATTAGCGGCACGCAACATGGTACCATCTCCCCCAATACTTATGAAAAAATGTGTAGTTTCGTCCAAATCATCATACGTAGAAAAAACAGAAAAATCTTCAGTCAATACATGATTTTCTTTCAATAATTGATAAAATTCGGCTTCAAATGCAATCATTCCACCGTTTTTCTTAATAGCCTTGATCAACTTATTGACGATCTTGTGGTAATGAGGTTTATAATTTTGTGCGTAAATAGCAAATTTCATAGATTAGATATTTAGGTATTTGTCAAAATATTCTGAATGGTCTTTCAATTCTTCAGCTAATAAATCTTCGCTGTGTTTGGATACGATTTCATAGTCAAATCTCCTAAAAGTTTGAATGATATCGTTGATGTTCAGAGCATTGAATTTTAGAGAAATTTCTGTTCGCATCGCATTGATTTCTGTGATAAAAACTCCTAACAATTTTCCGTTGCCATTTTCCACAATTCTCGCTACTTCGCCCAAGGAATAATTGGGGGTAGGAGTGGAGATAATCAACGAGCAACCTTCTTCTTTGAACATAGGGATTTGCATTGTGATTTTGCTCATATCTTTTAGCAAAATACAACCTAAAAATTTATTGTTAAAACTCAAAACGGGCAAAATATTCGCATCGTTTTTATAAAAATTTTCATACAACTGCATTCCATTAAAATCTTCTCTAATAAAAAATGGCTGTAATAGGTATAAATGTTCTAAAATAGTATCGTTTTCATTAATTGAAAATAAGTCTTCTAAGTAAATCATTCCCCAAAAAATACCATGATATTGAATGGGATAATGCGATACTTCTAATGATTGCATAATATCAATCAATTGTTTTACAGAAGTTTTTGCTTCTAAACTGCTAATTTCTTTTCTAATTAATTTGTTTGAAAACATAAATGTCTATTTTTTTTGTGCAATTATATCAAAAATAAAGCCTAAATATAGTTATTACTTTGTAATTTTGTTTTTAAAATGCAAAAATATGACAAAACTATCAGTAAATATAAATAAAATTGCCACATTACGCAATTCCCGTGGTGGAAATGTTCCTAATTTGTTGCAAGTAGCGACTGATGCTCAGAGATTTGGGGCAGACGGAATCACTGTGCATCCAAGACCAGACGAGAGACACATTCGCTATCAAGATGCCAGAGATTTGCCGTCGGTAATCACAACCGAATACAATATTGAAGGAAATCCTATGGATCAATTTCTTGACTTGGTGTTTGAATGTATGCCTACACAGGTTACTTTAGTACCTGATGCTGTGGATGCTTTGACCTCAAATGCGGGGTGGGATACGGTAAAACATAAAGATTTTCTTACCGAAGTCATCACTGAATGTAAAGCAAAAGGTATCCGTACATCGATTTTCGTAGATCCCGTTTTGGAAATGATAGAAGGGGCAAAAGTGGTAGGTGCCGATCGCATCGAATTATATACCGAAGAATTTGCTCATCAATACGGTTTGGGCAACGAAAAAGCGATTGAACCTTATGTGAAATCAGCTGTTTTGGCAAACGAATTAGGTTTGGGAATCAACGCAGGACATGATTTGAGCCTACAAAACATCGAATTTTTTCAAAAAAATATTCCTAATTTGTTGGAAGTTTCGATAGGTCATGCCCTAATTGCAGAGTCGATTTATTTGGGATTGGAAAATGTAATTTGTATGTATAAACAAAAATTGAGATAAGATGATTTACGGAAGAGTAGAAGGTGAAGGAACGCCATTTATTTTTATTCACGGATATTTGGGAATGTCTGACAATTGGAAAAGTTTTGGAACAGAAATGGCAAATCGTGGGTTTCAATCTCATTTGATAGATATGCGAAATCACGGTCGCAGTTTTCATTCGATGGAATTTTCTTATGAAATTATGGCAGATGATGTAAAGGGATATTGTGATGCTAATGATTTGAAAAACATTGTTTTATTAGGACATTCTATGGGTGGAAAAGTAGCAATGTTGTTTGCTACAAAATATCCAGAATACATTAAAAAATTAATTGTAGTAGATATTGCACCAAAATATTATGCTCCTCATCATCAGGAAATTATGAAAGCATTGAATGCAGTGCAATTTTATGAGGGAATTACAAGAAATGAAATTCAAGACACCATTTCATCTTATATCAAAGAGTCAGGAGTGGTTCAATTTTTAATGAAAAATGTGTATCGAGTAACACCTGAGCAATTGGGCTTTCGATTCCATTTAGAAGCATTTAATGCCGATGATACTTCCATAGGAAAAGCCTTGGATAGCGAGGCAACATTTGATGGTGATGTTTTGTTTATCAGAGGTGCATTGTCAAAATATGTTTTGAATGAAGATTGGGAAAGCATTCTACATCATTTTCCACAGGCAAAATTAGCAACTATCGAAGGAGCAGGACATTGGGTACATGCCGACAAACCAAAAGAAATTACAGAAACAATTATTGATTTTGTAAAATAATCAGAAAAAATATTTAGGAAAAAATTCTATGCAACACTATATCGACCAATTAAACGAGGCTCAACGAGCTCCGGTTTTGCAAAAAGACGGGCCAATGATTGTCATTGCGGGTGCGGGTTCTGGTAAAACGCGTGTATTGACTATGCGTATTGCGTATTTGATGCATCAGGGAGTTGATGCATTTAATATCCTAGCTTTGACCTTTACTAATAAGGCGGCAAAAGAGATGAAAGAACGAATCGCTCACATCGTCGGTAGTGCTGAAGCAAAAAATCTATGGATGGGTACTTTTCACTCAGTTTTTGCAAGGATTTTGCGTGCAGAGTCAGATAAATTGGGCTATCCGTCCAATTTTACGATTTATGATTCACAGGATTCTCAACGATTGATTGGTCAGATTATTAAGGAAATGCAACTTGATAAAGATGTGTATAAACCCAAAGAAGTTGCCAATAGAATTTCGTCGTTTAAAAACGGAATGATTACCGTACATGTGTATTTCAATACACCCGAATTGATGGAGCAAGATGCCATGTCGAAAAAACCGAGAATTGGGGAAATTTATCAAGAATATGTGGCTCGTTGTTTCAAAGCTGGAGCTATGGATTTTGATGATTTATTATTGAAAACCAACGAATTGTTTGTGAGGTTTCCAGACGCATTGTTGAAATATCAATCGCGTTTTCAGTACATTTTGGTAGATGAGTATCAGGATACCAACAATTCGCAATACATGATTGTTCGTGCATTAGCAGATCGCTTTCAAAACATTTGTGTAGTGGGAGATGATGCACAGTCGATTTATGCGTTTCGTGGGGCGAATATCAACAATATTTTAAACTTTCAAAAGGATTTTGAAGGGGTAAAAACTTATCGTTTGGAGCAAAATTATCGTTCGTCGAAAAATATAGTAGAAGCAGCCAACACGGTGATAGACAAAAACAAAGTGAAATTGGACAAAGTGGTATGGACAGCCAATGACGATGGTCCAAAAATCAAAGTTCACCGTTCGTTGACCGATGCAGAAGAAGGTCGTTTTGTAGCATCGACGATATTTGAAGAAAAAATGACCAAGCAGATGAAAAACGGTGATTTTGCCATTTTGTACCGTACCAATGCACAATCTCGTGCTATGGAAGACGCTTTGCGAAAACGAGACATTCCGTATAGAATCTATGGAGGATTGTCGTTTTATCAACGCAAGGAAATCAAAGATGTATTGGCGTATTTGCGTATGGTCATCAATCCGAAAGATGAAGAAGCGTTGGTACGAATCATCAATTATCCAACCAGAGGAATAGGAACTACTACGGTAGAAAAACTCAATGTAGCTGCCAACCATTACAAGCGAAGTATTTTTGAGGTAATGGAACACATAGACAAAATAGATTTGAAATTGACCACTGGTACCAAAAATAAAATCAGTGATTTTGTTACGATGATTAAAAATTTTCAAGTCATCAATCAAAATCAAGATGCTTGGTATTTGACGGATTATATTTTGAAAAAAACGGGCTTGATTCAGGAGTTGAAAAAAGATGGAACACCCGAGGGAATTGCTCGTTTAGACAATATTGAAGAATTGCTCAATGGTATTAAAGATTTTACCGAAGGTCAAAAAGAAGTAGATGGAGCAAGAGGTGCTTTGTCAGAATTTCTCGAAGATGTGGCATTAGCGTCGGATTTAGACAATGACAAAGGAGACGACGACCGTGTGGCATTGATGACGATACACCTGGCAAAGGGATTGGAATTTCCTACGGTTTTTATCGTCGGAATGGAAGAAGATTTATTTCCAAGTAGTATGAGTGTCAATACCCGTTCGGAACTGGAAGAAGAGCGAAGATTGTTTTATGTAGCCCTTACTCGTGCCGAACATCAGGCGTATTTAACCTATTCGCAGTCTCGCTATCGTTGGGGAAAACTCATCGATTGCGACCCATCGCGTTTCATTCAAGAAATCGAACCACAATATTTGGAGTTTCTCACAGCACCTGAGACCAATTATCGTTATCAGTCGTCGTTGTCGCCAGATATTTTTGGCGATGTAGACAAATCTAAACTACGATTGACTAAACCAGTGGCAGGTACACCACCGAAATACACCACCGAAGACCGTGAAAGAGCCAGAGCTACTCACGATATTCGCAATTTGAAAAAGGTAAGTCAGGCTGTGAATAGCAATGCATCGGCAGAAAATCAGCAGTTGCAAATAGGTCAGTTTGTCAATCACAACCGCTTTGGTGTAGGAAAAATATTGAACATCGAAGGAGCAGGAGCTGACAAAAAAGCCACTATCGAATTTGAAACAG
Coding sequences within it:
- a CDS encoding T9SS type A sorting domain-containing protein → MKKLTVFLSLVVCITTHSQEVLWQKTIGGIYSDYLFDATATLDNGFLLAGSSLSIKSGNKNSTNKGNLDYFLWKIDSEGEQEWQISFGGDGADLLKSIAKTNDMGYLLGGYSNSAKSGDKSSPNFGKNDLWLVKINAKGELEWEKSYGGTGNDELIKVVPLPKGEFLILATSNSEAHSFKKQNGFGGLDFWILKIDAKGTILWEQTYGGSYNDEPVTAIPTENGYIIGGNSNSPQSGNKTQDNNGGYDFWIIKIDENGNLLEQFVFGEEQDDILNEIIYHKNTNSYLISITTYSSENQNDVMIVKTDERFTPVQQFSYNFGGNEFLTSTKFTQNNEFLLTGYKQDFKENTKNFLAFTIDWNGEKTWEKEISTTGNDVLRNALVTKDGGIVLAGHSDDKNVTYKKTSFGRDDYWVVKLHSKEKTKANEIELEAYPNPTENWTEIIVNHKYEKGEVNVYDVSGRLLHTEPIQYDLVPVNLSSYPTGAYIVNIKTDVFNGSVKVIRK
- a CDS encoding NAD kinase → MKFAIYAQNYKPHYHKIVNKLIKAIKKNGGMIAFEAEFYQLLKENHVLTEDFSVFSTYDDLDETTHFFISIGGDGTMLRAANFVKNKNIPLVGVNTGRLGFLANVQESAIDFLIPLLFTNQFTLSRRTLLKVDNPTVDVTNFKVNFALNEITLARKNTTSMITIDTYIDNEFLATYWADGIIISTPTGSTGYNLSCGEPIIAPNSNCLVITPIAPHNLTTRPLIISDRSKIRMKVESREQQFLLSMDSDTATISTAEEIEISLSNHTVNLVEFPSVTFVKTLRNKLLWGEDKRN
- a CDS encoding CBS domain-containing protein, which gives rise to MFSNKLIRKEISSLEAKTSVKQLIDIMQSLEVSHYPIQYHGIFWGMIYLEDLFSINENDTILEHLYLLQPFFIREDFNGMQLYENFYKNDANILPVLSFNNKFLGCILLKDMSKITMQIPMFKEEGCSLIISTPTPNYSLGEVARIVENGNGKLLGVFITEINAMRTEISLKFNALNINDIIQTFRRFDYEIVSKHSEDLLAEELKDHSEYFDKYLNI
- a CDS encoding pyridoxine 5'-phosphate synthase — protein: MTKLSVNINKIATLRNSRGGNVPNLLQVATDAQRFGADGITVHPRPDERHIRYQDARDLPSVITTEYNIEGNPMDQFLDLVFECMPTQVTLVPDAVDALTSNAGWDTVKHKDFLTEVITECKAKGIRTSIFVDPVLEMIEGAKVVGADRIELYTEEFAHQYGLGNEKAIEPYVKSAVLANELGLGINAGHDLSLQNIEFFQKNIPNLLEVSIGHALIAESIYLGLENVICMYKQKLR
- a CDS encoding alpha/beta fold hydrolase, with translation MIYGRVEGEGTPFIFIHGYLGMSDNWKSFGTEMANRGFQSHLIDMRNHGRSFHSMEFSYEIMADDVKGYCDANDLKNIVLLGHSMGGKVAMLFATKYPEYIKKLIVVDIAPKYYAPHHQEIMKALNAVQFYEGITRNEIQDTISSYIKESGVVQFLMKNVYRVTPEQLGFRFHLEAFNADDTSIGKALDSEATFDGDVLFIRGALSKYVLNEDWESILHHFPQAKLATIEGAGHWVHADKPKEITETIIDFVK
- a CDS encoding ATP-dependent helicase, coding for MQHYIDQLNEAQRAPVLQKDGPMIVIAGAGSGKTRVLTMRIAYLMHQGVDAFNILALTFTNKAAKEMKERIAHIVGSAEAKNLWMGTFHSVFARILRAESDKLGYPSNFTIYDSQDSQRLIGQIIKEMQLDKDVYKPKEVANRISSFKNGMITVHVYFNTPELMEQDAMSKKPRIGEIYQEYVARCFKAGAMDFDDLLLKTNELFVRFPDALLKYQSRFQYILVDEYQDTNNSQYMIVRALADRFQNICVVGDDAQSIYAFRGANINNILNFQKDFEGVKTYRLEQNYRSSKNIVEAANTVIDKNKVKLDKVVWTANDDGPKIKVHRSLTDAEEGRFVASTIFEEKMTKQMKNGDFAILYRTNAQSRAMEDALRKRDIPYRIYGGLSFYQRKEIKDVLAYLRMVINPKDEEALVRIINYPTRGIGTTTVEKLNVAANHYKRSIFEVMEHIDKIDLKLTTGTKNKISDFVTMIKNFQVINQNQDAWYLTDYILKKTGLIQELKKDGTPEGIARLDNIEELLNGIKDFTEGQKEVDGARGALSEFLEDVALASDLDNDKGDDDRVALMTIHLAKGLEFPTVFIVGMEEDLFPSSMSVNTRSELEEERRLFYVALTRAEHQAYLTYSQSRYRWGKLIDCDPSRFIQEIEPQYLEFLTAPETNYRYQSSLSPDIFGDVDKSKLRLTKPVAGTPPKYTTEDRERARATHDIRNLKKVSQAVNSNASAENQQLQIGQFVNHNRFGVGKILNIEGAGADKKATIEFETGGVKTLLLRFAKFTVL